One window from the genome of Rufibacter tibetensis encodes:
- the ahcY gene encoding adenosylhomocysteinase: MVETYLKYKVKDISLAEWGRKEIKLAEAEMPGLMAIREEYGASQPLAGARIAGCLHMTIQTAVLIETLTALGAEVTWSSCNIFSTQDHAAAAIAAAGIPVYAWKGMNAEEFDWCIEQTLFFGEDRKPLNMILDDGGDLTNMVFDKYPELAAGIKGLSEETTTGVHRLYERMKNGTLLMPAINVNDSVTKSKFDNKYGCKESLVDSIRRATDVMMAGKVAVVAGYGDVGKGSAASLRGAGARVIVTEIDPICALQAAMDGYAVKRMENAIPEADIVVTATGNFNIIRSEHFLAMKDKAIVCNIGHFDNEIDMAWLNENYGHTKDTVKPQVDLYTLEGKDIIVLAEGRLVNLGCATGHPSFVMSNSFSNQTLAQIELWTNAEAYENKVYTLPKHLDEKVARLHLAKIGVELEELSPEQAAYIGVEVEGPFKPEYYRY, translated from the coding sequence ATGGTAGAAACGTATCTGAAGTACAAAGTAAAAGATATTTCCCTGGCTGAGTGGGGAAGAAAAGAAATTAAACTGGCTGAAGCTGAAATGCCAGGTTTGATGGCTATCCGTGAGGAGTACGGCGCAAGCCAGCCTTTGGCGGGTGCGCGTATCGCGGGTTGCTTGCACATGACTATCCAGACAGCGGTGTTGATTGAGACATTGACTGCGTTGGGGGCTGAGGTAACCTGGTCTTCTTGTAACATCTTCTCAACTCAGGATCACGCTGCTGCTGCTATTGCTGCTGCTGGTATTCCGGTTTATGCCTGGAAAGGTATGAACGCCGAGGAGTTTGACTGGTGCATTGAGCAGACGCTTTTCTTTGGAGAAGACCGTAAGCCATTGAACATGATTCTGGATGATGGTGGTGACCTGACCAACATGGTGTTTGACAAATACCCAGAGTTGGCTGCCGGCATCAAAGGGTTGTCTGAAGAGACTACCACTGGTGTTCACCGTCTGTATGAGCGTATGAAAAACGGCACTTTGTTGATGCCGGCTATCAACGTGAACGACTCTGTGACCAAATCAAAATTTGATAACAAGTACGGCTGTAAAGAATCATTGGTAGACTCCATCAGAAGAGCTACTGACGTGATGATGGCTGGTAAAGTAGCCGTGGTAGCTGGTTACGGTGACGTAGGAAAAGGTTCTGCCGCTTCATTGCGTGGTGCCGGTGCCCGTGTAATCGTGACTGAGATTGACCCTATCTGTGCTTTGCAGGCTGCTATGGACGGTTATGCCGTGAAGAGAATGGAGAATGCCATTCCTGAGGCTGACATTGTAGTAACCGCTACTGGTAACTTCAACATCATCCGTTCTGAGCACTTCTTGGCCATGAAAGACAAAGCTATTGTTTGTAACATTGGTCACTTTGACAATGAGATTGACATGGCATGGTTGAACGAGAACTACGGTCACACCAAAGACACTGTAAAACCACAGGTGGACCTTTACACCTTGGAAGGCAAAGACATTATCGTCTTAGCAGAAGGTCGTTTGGTGAACTTAGGTTGCGCCACTGGTCACCCTTCTTTTGTAATGTCTAACTCTTTCTCTAACCAGACATTGGCCCAGATTGAACTGTGGACCAACGCTGAGGCGTATGAGAATAAAGTTTACACCTTGCCTAAGCACCTGGATGAGAAAGTAGCTCGTCTGCACTTGGCTAAGATTGGCGTAGAACTGGAAGAACTTTCTCCTGAGCAAGCCGCTTACATTGGTGTGGAAGTAGAAGGACCATTCAAACCAGAGTACTACCGTTACTAA
- a CDS encoding glycosyltransferase family 2 protein — protein sequence MPQPISVTILAKNSQELLPQCLRALAQFPEVILLDNGSTDATVAVANQFPNVKVFHSPFIGFGPLKNLAASYASHDWVLSIDSDEVLTPELALSILSHPLESAKAYRFLRHNFYGKRLINACGWENDYVLRLFNRRATQFTNREVHEGLMTQEITVETLPGILNHYSFRNATELLQKLNQYTTLFAQENRFKKTSSAFKATYKAVWTFKRNYFLKRGFLYGFEGFLISACNANGAFYKYMKLHEANRSMTTSLIISTYNWPEALEVVLKSVALQHELPDEVIIADDGSRSDTKAVIERFQQNFPVPLHHCWHEDTGFRLAAIRNKAMAMATGEYLLSIDGDMVLHPDYVKSHKRIAKANTFIQGKRVLLQPKLTEEILRTKKWHITPFTFGIINRFNAVSSDFLAKLGSKKRPDIKAIRGCNMAFWRADVLRINGFNENIQGWGREDSEFAIRMLNAGVERRNLPFGGVGYHLYHPENARTSLAENDRILADAIEEKARWCENGISKYLND from the coding sequence ATGCCACAACCTATTTCTGTCACCATACTCGCTAAAAACAGTCAGGAACTGCTACCTCAATGCCTTAGGGCTTTGGCCCAATTCCCGGAGGTCATTCTACTGGACAATGGCTCCACTGATGCTACCGTGGCTGTTGCAAACCAATTCCCGAACGTAAAGGTGTTTCATTCACCGTTCATTGGGTTTGGTCCGCTCAAGAACCTGGCAGCATCTTACGCCTCGCATGATTGGGTGCTTTCCATTGACAGCGATGAGGTCTTGACCCCAGAACTGGCCCTGTCCATTCTCTCGCACCCTTTAGAAAGCGCGAAAGCCTACCGGTTCCTGCGCCACAATTTTTATGGAAAACGTTTAATAAACGCATGTGGTTGGGAAAACGATTACGTACTACGGCTTTTTAACCGCCGCGCTACTCAGTTTACCAACCGCGAGGTCCATGAAGGCCTTATGACTCAGGAAATAACCGTGGAAACGTTACCCGGCATCCTGAACCATTATTCCTTCAGGAACGCTACAGAACTGCTCCAGAAGCTGAACCAATATACCACGCTGTTCGCGCAGGAGAACCGGTTCAAAAAGACGTCTTCTGCCTTCAAAGCTACTTACAAAGCTGTCTGGACGTTTAAGCGCAATTATTTCCTGAAGCGTGGCTTTTTATATGGTTTTGAGGGATTTCTTATCTCGGCCTGCAATGCCAATGGGGCCTTTTACAAGTATATGAAGCTGCATGAGGCCAACCGCTCCATGACTACCAGCCTCATCATCTCTACCTATAATTGGCCAGAAGCACTGGAAGTCGTACTGAAGAGTGTGGCGTTGCAGCATGAACTGCCTGATGAGGTGATTATAGCCGATGACGGTTCCCGCTCTGACACCAAAGCGGTCATTGAGCGTTTTCAGCAAAACTTTCCCGTGCCACTTCACCACTGCTGGCACGAAGACACCGGGTTCAGGCTAGCGGCTATCCGGAACAAAGCCATGGCTATGGCCACCGGAGAATACCTCCTTTCCATTGATGGTGACATGGTACTGCACCCTGATTATGTGAAAAGCCACAAACGTATAGCCAAGGCAAACACCTTCATCCAAGGCAAGCGGGTGTTGCTGCAACCAAAACTTACAGAGGAAATTCTGCGAACCAAGAAGTGGCACATTACGCCTTTTACTTTCGGCATCATCAACCGCTTCAATGCCGTTTCCTCAGATTTCCTGGCAAAACTGGGATCAAAGAAACGACCTGATATCAAAGCCATAAGAGGCTGCAACATGGCTTTCTGGCGTGCGGATGTATTGCGCATTAACGGCTTCAACGAGAACATACAAGGCTGGGGCCGCGAAGACAGTGAGTTTGCCATAAGAATGCTGAACGCTGGCGTAGAGCGACGCAATTTGCCGTTTGGCGGCGTAGGCTATCATCTGTACCACCCTGAAAATGCGCGCACCTCCTTAGCAGAAAACGACCGGATCCTGGCAGACGCTATTGAAGAGAAAGCCAGGTGGTGCGAGAACGGCATCAGTAAATACCTGAATGACTAA
- a CDS encoding sigma-70 family RNA polymerase sigma factor: MSEQRANSMTKEEKDARFEAELMPVISPLYNFAYRLTLDEDDANDLVQETYLKAYRFFDYFEPGTNAKAWLFRILKNSFINDFRKKSKQPAKVDYSEVEGYYNSEDVDAEGDSSGGTTDLRMESVQDLIGDEVAGALNSLPVDFRTVIILCDLEGFTYEEMAKILDIPIGTVRSRLHRARHFLKEKLEKYAKSMGYNG; this comes from the coding sequence ATGAGCGAACAGAGAGCGAATTCAATGACTAAAGAGGAGAAAGACGCCCGGTTTGAGGCGGAGTTGATGCCGGTTATTTCGCCTCTCTACAACTTCGCGTATCGTCTAACCCTGGACGAAGACGATGCTAATGACCTGGTTCAGGAGACTTACCTTAAGGCGTACCGCTTCTTCGATTATTTTGAACCCGGAACTAATGCAAAAGCGTGGCTGTTCCGCATCCTGAAGAACTCGTTCATTAACGACTTCCGGAAGAAGAGTAAGCAGCCCGCTAAAGTAGATTACTCTGAGGTGGAAGGCTACTACAATTCTGAGGATGTAGACGCGGAGGGTGACAGTTCTGGAGGTACTACTGACCTGCGCATGGAAAGTGTGCAGGACCTGATTGGAGACGAAGTGGCAGGTGCCCTGAACTCCTTACCAGTAGACTTCCGGACCGTGATCATCCTGTGTGACTTGGAAGGGTTCACGTATGAGGAAATGGCCAAAATTCTGGACATCCCCATAGGAACTGTACGGAGCCGCCTTCACCGGGCACGGCACTTCTTAAAAGAGAAGTTAGAGAAATACGCAAAGTCAATGGGTTACAATGGATAA
- the gmk gene encoding guanylate kinase: MQGKIIIFSAPSGAGKTTIVRHLVNVLPELSFSISACTRDRRGRSEVNGKDYYFITPEEFREKVGNDEFVEWEEVYEGAFYGTLKSEIERIWSEGKHAILDVDVKGGLSVKHFYKDRALAVFVKPPSIEELSKRLVARNTDSASSISSRVFKAKFELSFEDQFDEVIVNENLEEAFAKAEKLVRNFINPEEPIV; encoded by the coding sequence ATGCAAGGTAAAATCATTATTTTTTCGGCCCCGTCCGGAGCCGGTAAAACCACAATTGTCCGTCATTTAGTAAACGTTCTTCCAGAACTAAGTTTCTCTATCTCTGCTTGTACCCGCGACCGCCGGGGCCGCTCAGAAGTCAACGGAAAAGATTATTATTTCATTACCCCAGAAGAGTTCCGTGAGAAAGTAGGAAACGATGAGTTTGTGGAGTGGGAAGAAGTATATGAGGGAGCCTTTTACGGAACCCTTAAATCTGAAATAGAACGCATCTGGTCTGAAGGTAAACACGCCATTCTGGACGTGGACGTGAAGGGAGGGTTAAGCGTAAAGCATTTCTACAAAGACCGTGCGTTGGCCGTTTTTGTAAAACCACCTTCCATTGAAGAACTTTCTAAACGCTTAGTAGCCCGTAACACAGATTCTGCCTCCAGCATTTCCAGTCGCGTTTTCAAAGCCAAGTTTGAATTGAGTTTTGAAGACCAGTTTGATGAGGTGATTGTAAACGAAAATCTGGAAGAAGCATTCGCCAAAGCTGAAAAATTGGTGCGAAACTTCATCAACCCAGAAGAGCCTATCGTGTAG
- the nadD gene encoding nicotinate (nicotinamide) nucleotide adenylyltransferase, which produces MRVGLLFGSFNPIHIGHLILANYMATNTTLDTVWLVVSPQNPFKPSNSLLHEFDRLHMVRLAIADNADLGVTDIEFRMPKPSYTIDTLTYLQEKYLKYQFSLIMGEDNLATFHKWKNYEQILDHYEILVYPRSGSGKITESLKEHPKVTVVPAPLLDISATFIRKCLKEGKSTRYLLTEPVAEYVHAKKLYQ; this is translated from the coding sequence ATGCGGGTAGGATTGTTGTTTGGATCCTTCAACCCCATCCACATAGGGCACCTGATCCTGGCCAATTACATGGCCACTAACACCACCTTAGATACAGTGTGGCTTGTAGTAAGCCCGCAGAATCCGTTTAAACCCAGCAACAGCCTGTTGCATGAGTTTGACCGTCTGCACATGGTGCGGTTAGCCATCGCAGATAATGCGGATCTTGGCGTGACGGATATTGAATTCCGGATGCCTAAGCCTAGCTACACCATTGATACGCTCACCTACCTGCAGGAAAAATATCTTAAGTATCAGTTTTCGCTCATCATGGGAGAAGATAACCTGGCTACTTTTCATAAATGGAAAAACTACGAGCAGATTCTAGATCATTATGAGATCCTGGTCTATCCAAGGTCGGGCAGTGGGAAAATTACGGAGTCATTAAAAGAACATCCTAAGGTTACTGTAGTACCAGCTCCCTTGTTGGATATCTCAGCCACCTTTATCCGGAAGTGCCTTAAGGAAGGAAAATCTACCCGGTATCTGCTTACTGAACCAGTGGCAGAGTATGTCCATGCCAAGAAGCTATATCAATAA
- the frr gene encoding ribosome recycling factor, translating into MTEEINFYLSEAEESMQKSVQHTSVELTKIRAGKASPAMVEDLRVDYYGTPTPISQVANIMTPDARTLMIKPWEKGMVAEIGKAIKNSDLGLNPMTEADGIRLNIPALTEERRRDLVKQAKNETESGKIRVRNIRKDVNESLRKLQKEGTSEDAVKDAEGKVQKLTDSYIVKLDELLSKKEAEIMTI; encoded by the coding sequence ATGACCGAAGAAATTAATTTTTATTTGAGCGAAGCCGAGGAATCCATGCAGAAATCGGTGCAGCACACAAGTGTAGAATTAACTAAAATCAGAGCTGGCAAAGCCTCTCCAGCCATGGTAGAAGATCTGCGCGTAGATTACTACGGCACTCCTACCCCTATTTCTCAGGTAGCCAATATCATGACTCCAGACGCCCGCACGCTTATGATTAAGCCGTGGGAAAAAGGCATGGTGGCAGAGATTGGCAAGGCCATCAAAAACAGTGATCTTGGTTTGAACCCAATGACAGAGGCAGACGGTATCCGTTTGAACATTCCGGCATTAACGGAAGAGCGTCGTCGGGATTTGGTAAAACAAGCCAAAAACGAAACGGAAAGCGGCAAGATCAGAGTGCGCAATATCCGGAAAGACGTAAATGAGTCTTTGCGCAAGCTACAGAAAGAAGGCACGTCTGAAGATGCCGTAAAAGACGCTGAAGGCAAAGTGCAGAAGCTGACTGATTCTTACATTGTAAAACTAGATGAGCTTTTGTCAAAGAAGGAAGCCGAAATCATGACCATCTAA
- the pyrH gene encoding UMP kinase, with amino-acid sequence MRFKRILLKLSGESLMGEQQYGIDTNMLVQYAEEIKSAVDLGAEVAVVIGGGNIFRGVQAEAVGLDRVQGDYMGMLATVINSMALQSALEKVGIFTRLLSGINIQQVCEPYIRRRAMRHLEKGRVVIFGAGTGNPYFTTDSAASLRAIEIEADVVLKGTRVDGIYTADPEKDASAVRYEDITFEEVFEKGLNVMDMTAFTLCKENNLPIVVFDINKKGNLARLIQGERVGTLVSM; translated from the coding sequence ATGCGATTCAAAAGAATTCTATTGAAACTCAGCGGAGAGTCCTTGATGGGCGAACAGCAGTATGGGATTGATACCAACATGCTGGTGCAGTACGCCGAAGAAATTAAATCTGCCGTTGACCTTGGCGCTGAGGTGGCCGTAGTAATTGGCGGAGGTAACATTTTCAGGGGTGTGCAGGCCGAGGCTGTAGGATTGGACCGCGTGCAGGGCGATTACATGGGCATGTTGGCCACAGTAATCAACAGCATGGCGCTGCAAAGTGCCTTGGAGAAGGTGGGCATCTTCACCCGTTTACTATCAGGAATTAACATCCAGCAGGTGTGCGAGCCGTACATCCGCCGTAGAGCCATGCGTCACCTGGAGAAAGGCCGTGTGGTCATCTTCGGGGCAGGTACTGGCAACCCTTACTTTACGACAGATTCAGCAGCCAGCCTACGTGCCATTGAGATTGAAGCCGATGTAGTTTTGAAAGGTACCCGCGTAGACGGAATCTACACCGCTGATCCGGAGAAAGATGCCTCTGCCGTTCGGTATGAAGATATCACCTTTGAAGAGGTTTTTGAAAAAGGTCTGAACGTAATGGACATGACTGCGTTTACCCTTTGCAAGGAAAACAATCTGCCTATTGTGGTGTTTGACATCAACAAAAAAGGCAATTTAGCCAGATTGATCCAAGGCGAGAGAGTAGGAACCTTAGTTTCAATGTAA
- a CDS encoding acetyl-CoA carboxylase biotin carboxyl carrier protein subunit, whose amino-acid sequence MLQVKSATNTWQVVLEKNQILLNGAPFTWDLLPLTPTSFHILKDGRSYTAEVLEADPETKAFRIKINGNVHTLQVQDRMDLLLESLGMGQALAQKINDIKAPMPGLILDIKVEPGQEVKKGDPILILEAMKMENIIKSPGDGVVSAVKVNVRQNVEKNQVLIVF is encoded by the coding sequence ATGCTACAGGTAAAATCGGCCACCAACACGTGGCAAGTAGTCTTAGAGAAAAACCAAATCCTTCTCAACGGCGCTCCTTTTACCTGGGATTTGCTCCCCCTTACTCCCACTTCCTTCCACATTCTGAAAGACGGCCGTTCCTACACTGCAGAGGTGTTAGAAGCTGATCCTGAGACAAAAGCATTCAGAATCAAGATCAATGGCAATGTGCATACGTTGCAGGTGCAGGACCGGATGGATCTTCTTCTGGAGAGTTTAGGCATGGGCCAGGCGCTGGCTCAAAAGATAAACGACATCAAAGCTCCCATGCCCGGCCTTATCCTGGATATAAAAGTGGAACCGGGCCAAGAAGTAAAGAAAGGCGACCCTATCCTTATTTTGGAAGCCATGAAAATGGAGAACATCATCAAATCTCCCGGCGATGGCGTTGTTTCTGCCGTAAAAGTCAACGTAAGGCAGAACGTTGAAAAGAACCAAGTATTGATCGTGTTTTAA
- a CDS encoding M1 family metallopeptidase: protein MNHIVSRGFLFFLLCSAPLGCAVKQQTASSVASEEVVSAPDSAITEVKPVTSQGPYQPAAERLVDLLHTKLNVKFDWAKQHLLGEAILTLKPYFYPQSQVVLDAKGFNVHKIALLKGKQEVPITYEYDQQHLTLKLDKSYTRRDTLQVFISYTAKPNELTVKGSEAIQADKGLYFINPLGTEEGVPQQIWTQGETEANSAWFPTIDKPNERMTQEIYITVEDRFKTLSNGTLVSSKKSENGLRTDYWRMTKPHAPYLVMMTVGQFAIVKDKWRNKEVSYWVEPEYAATAKATFGRTPAMLEFFSQKLGVAFPWDKYAQVVVRDFVSGAMENTTASTFMEAVQQDRRELLDKNWDHIIAHELFHQWFGDLVTTESWANLPLNESFADYSEYLWAEHRYGPDEAALTHQTALLEYLGEARTKQEPLIRYHYLDKEDMFDSHSYAKGGRVLHMLRGEVGDEAFFASLNLYLSQNKYTAVEIDKLRLAFEEITGKDLKPFFQQWFLTPGHPELKVNHAFQNGTLSVQVTQTQDTLRTTVYDFPLTIAILQGDKWQEEKVEVTKANQTFYFPMSIAPQTVVIDPQQRLLANITHDKPVTEWTAQFLQGTSYAMKSTALEQLRDTTHTGIDQVIQKAMQDPFWKIRSTALEMLVSTPAIQKPEVQAQIQQIAQTDKSSAVRAIATYALSTLSGLPQDIVERGLQDSSYQVVSAAIFAWTRGGHDLNRLKPFLAYKNPDVVNALAAAFTASEEEELYGWYLKNAQRMRGGELFYFLQSFGAYLLKKNIDGQERGWQALVSIVERETMDIAKQTAFQMLTLMAETEERRETLQKLAEKDPKLGQLLGLQQN from the coding sequence ATGAATCATATCGTTTCCCGCGGCTTCTTGTTCTTTCTGTTGTGCAGTGCTCCTCTGGGGTGCGCGGTAAAGCAACAGACGGCTTCATCTGTGGCCTCAGAAGAAGTGGTCTCTGCCCCTGATTCCGCAATTACGGAGGTAAAACCTGTGACAAGCCAAGGGCCATACCAGCCCGCTGCAGAGCGCCTGGTAGATTTGCTGCATACCAAACTGAACGTAAAGTTTGATTGGGCGAAACAGCATCTGCTAGGCGAGGCTATCCTTACCTTGAAGCCTTACTTCTATCCTCAGAGCCAGGTAGTGTTAGATGCAAAAGGGTTTAATGTGCATAAGATAGCGCTGCTTAAGGGAAAGCAGGAAGTACCAATCACCTATGAGTACGATCAGCAGCATCTCACCCTAAAACTGGATAAGTCTTATACCCGGAGAGACACGTTGCAGGTGTTTATCTCCTATACCGCCAAACCAAACGAACTCACCGTGAAAGGGAGTGAAGCTATCCAGGCGGACAAAGGCTTGTACTTTATCAATCCGTTAGGCACAGAGGAAGGAGTGCCTCAGCAGATATGGACCCAAGGCGAGACAGAAGCGAACTCAGCCTGGTTCCCTACCATTGACAAGCCTAATGAACGTATGACGCAGGAAATCTACATTACCGTAGAAGACCGCTTCAAAACCCTTTCCAACGGCACGCTGGTTTCGTCTAAAAAATCAGAAAACGGCCTTAGAACAGATTATTGGCGCATGACCAAACCGCATGCCCCTTATCTTGTTATGATGACCGTTGGGCAATTTGCGATAGTAAAAGATAAATGGCGAAACAAAGAGGTCAGCTATTGGGTGGAACCGGAGTATGCCGCTACGGCTAAGGCCACCTTCGGGAGGACGCCAGCCATGTTAGAGTTCTTCTCGCAGAAATTAGGTGTCGCTTTCCCTTGGGATAAATATGCGCAAGTAGTGGTGAGAGACTTTGTTTCGGGGGCTATGGAGAACACCACCGCCTCTACCTTTATGGAGGCTGTGCAGCAGGACCGCCGCGAGTTGCTGGACAAGAACTGGGACCACATCATCGCCCATGAGCTCTTTCACCAATGGTTTGGAGATTTAGTGACAACGGAGTCTTGGGCAAACCTACCCCTAAATGAATCCTTTGCAGATTATTCTGAATACCTGTGGGCAGAACACAGATATGGGCCAGATGAAGCTGCTTTAACCCACCAAACAGCCTTATTGGAATACCTTGGGGAAGCTAGAACGAAACAAGAGCCGCTCATCAGGTACCATTACCTTGACAAGGAAGACATGTTTGACAGTCATTCCTACGCCAAAGGTGGGCGGGTGCTGCACATGCTTAGAGGTGAGGTTGGAGACGAGGCTTTCTTTGCCTCTTTGAACCTGTACTTGTCCCAGAACAAATACACGGCTGTAGAAATTGACAAGTTGCGGTTAGCCTTTGAAGAGATTACCGGAAAAGATTTGAAGCCGTTTTTCCAACAGTGGTTCTTAACTCCCGGGCACCCCGAACTTAAGGTGAACCACGCCTTCCAGAATGGTACCCTTTCTGTGCAGGTAACCCAGACACAGGATACCCTTAGAACTACAGTCTACGATTTTCCCCTAACCATCGCTATACTACAGGGAGATAAATGGCAGGAAGAGAAGGTAGAAGTAACTAAAGCAAACCAGACGTTCTATTTTCCGATGTCAATAGCTCCACAAACAGTAGTGATAGATCCGCAGCAGAGGCTGTTGGCAAATATCACTCATGACAAACCCGTTACTGAATGGACAGCTCAGTTCCTGCAAGGCACAAGTTATGCCATGAAGTCTACTGCGCTGGAGCAGTTAAGGGATACAACGCATACAGGTATTGACCAGGTGATCCAGAAAGCCATGCAGGACCCGTTCTGGAAAATAAGATCAACGGCTTTAGAAATGCTGGTGTCTACTCCCGCCATCCAAAAACCAGAAGTGCAAGCACAGATTCAGCAGATCGCACAAACAGATAAAAGCAGCGCGGTAAGAGCCATTGCTACGTATGCTCTTAGTACCCTAAGCGGCTTGCCACAGGATATAGTAGAAAGGGGACTTCAGGATAGTTCTTACCAAGTGGTAAGCGCAGCTATTTTCGCCTGGACAAGAGGAGGCCATGACCTGAACCGGTTAAAACCATTTTTAGCTTATAAGAACCCAGATGTAGTGAATGCCTTGGCTGCCGCCTTCACCGCCAGTGAAGAGGAAGAGCTTTACGGTTGGTATTTGAAAAATGCTCAAAGAATGAGGGGAGGAGAGCTGTTTTACTTCCTTCAGAGCTTCGGCGCCTACCTTTTGAAAAAAAATATTGATGGGCAGGAGAGGGGGTGGCAGGCCTTGGTAAGTATAGTGGAACGCGAGACCATGGACATAGCTAAACAAACAGCCTTTCAAATGCTTACGTTAATGGCGGAGACGGAAGAACGGAGGGAAACCTTGCAGAAATTAGCCGAAAAAGACCCAAAATTGGGACAGTTGTTAGGCCTACAGCAGAACTAA
- the tuf gene encoding elongation factor Tu, whose translation MAKENFDRSKPHVNIGTIGHVDHGKTTLTAAITQVLAGKGLAAKRDFSSIDNAPEEKERGITINTSHVEYATESRHYAHVDCPGHADYVKNMVTGAAQMDGAILVVAATDGPMPQTREHILLARQVGVPALVVFMNKVDMVDDPELLELVEMEIRELLSFYDFDGDNIPVIQGSALGGLNGDAKWVKTIEELMDAVDNHIPIPARLTDLPFLMPVEDVFSITGRGTVATGRIERGIINSGEQVDILGMGAEGLKSVVTGVEMFRKILDRGEAGDNVGLLLRGIEKTDIRRGMVICKPGSVTPHMKFKAEVYVLSKEEGGRHTPFFNNYRPQFYLRTTDVTGIITLPEGVEMVMPGDNITITVDLINKVAMEKGLRFAIREGGRTVGAGQVTEILD comes from the coding sequence ATGGCTAAAGAAAATTTTGATCGCTCCAAACCGCACGTAAATATCGGTACAATTGGGCACGTTGACCACGGCAAAACAACCTTGACGGCTGCTATTACTCAGGTTTTAGCGGGCAAAGGTCTAGCCGCAAAGAGAGATTTCTCTTCTATTGACAACGCTCCAGAAGAAAAAGAGCGTGGTATCACTATTAATACATCTCACGTTGAGTATGCAACTGAGAGCCGTCACTACGCGCACGTAGACTGTCCTGGTCACGCTGACTATGTGAAGAACATGGTTACTGGTGCTGCTCAGATGGACGGTGCTATCCTGGTAGTTGCTGCGACTGATGGTCCAATGCCACAAACTCGTGAGCACATTCTTTTGGCTCGTCAGGTAGGTGTTCCTGCTCTTGTTGTGTTCATGAACAAAGTGGACATGGTAGATGATCCAGAATTGTTAGAACTAGTTGAAATGGAAATCAGAGAGCTTCTTTCTTTCTACGATTTCGACGGTGACAACATTCCAGTTATCCAAGGTTCAGCTCTTGGTGGCTTGAACGGAGATGCTAAATGGGTGAAAACCATTGAAGAATTGATGGATGCGGTTGATAACCACATTCCAATTCCTGCTCGTTTAACTGACCTTCCATTCTTGATGCCAGTTGAGGACGTGTTCTCAATTACTGGTCGTGGTACAGTAGCTACTGGCCGTATCGAGCGTGGTATCATCAACTCTGGTGAGCAAGTGGATATCTTAGGTATGGGTGCTGAAGGCTTGAAGTCTGTAGTAACTGGTGTTGAGATGTTCCGTAAGATTCTTGACAGAGGTGAAGCTGGTGACAACGTAGGTCTATTGTTACGTGGTATTGAGAAAACTGATATCCGTCGTGGTATGGTTATCTGTAAGCCAGGTTCAGTAACTCCTCACATGAAGTTCAAAGCTGAGGTTTACGTTCTTTCTAAAGAAGAAGGTGGACGTCACACTCCATTCTTCAACAACTACCGTCCACAGTTCTACTTAAGAACCACTGACGTAACTGGTATCATCACTTTGCCAGAAGGTGTTGAAATGGTAATGCCTGGTGATAACATCACTATCACTGTTGATTTGATCAACAAAGTAGCGATGGAAAAAGGTCTACGTTTCGCTATCCGTGAAGGTGGTAGAACAGTAGGTGCCGGTCAGGTAACTGAAATCCTTGACTAA
- the secE gene encoding preprotein translocase subunit SecE, producing the protein MGKLTKFFNDAVEEMQHKVTWPTYSELQKSSILVLVGSVVFAVIVGAMDFVYDSTLEWFYNQF; encoded by the coding sequence ATGGGAAAGCTGACAAAATTTTTCAACGACGCTGTAGAAGAGATGCAGCACAAGGTTACCTGGCCAACCTACTCAGAGCTTCAGAAAAGTTCTATCTTAGTATTGGTAGGATCTGTTGTTTTTGCAGTCATTGTAGGTGCTATGGATTTTGTTTACGACTCCACCCTGGAATGGTTTTACAACCAATTCTAA